The region TAGATTGGAATACGTTAAATTGCGTTCTGTGAGTGAAGAATTTTAATTTAGcactaagaaaataaaataattcgatATAAATTGTGATATAAATTAATATGATCGAGCTTGCACAAATAAAGCAATAGAAATAATGCAGTTCAACATAATTTGAAAAGACTTGTGTTAAGATCTAGTACCGAAGTTATATTGCTATACTGTAAgcctacttataattaattttaacttggccttatacatattttaaagaaaataaaataattcgacATAATTCCTATGAGTGAGATTGCACAAGTGAAGCAAGAGAAATAATGCAGTTCGGCATATCATTGAAAAGTTATTAGTGATTGCGATCTACTGAAGTTACGTACCTATTGTGTATACTAAGTATAATAACCAATTTAGTTACTATCTATTGGAtttacataaatagtgtgtataaataacaaatgtaatGACAGATATCCACGAATCACAACCAGTTCCATCGGGAGAAGAGAGTGGAAATCGAACAccgaaaatattattgaaattacaaaATTCAGACAGTGGACCTCAATGTACAACACTCAGtgacaacagaagtaatatatttTCAACAACATGTGCGAAATATGCGTCCAAAATGttgaattgtatttattcttCCTTGCCTGCTCTTAAATGGATTCCAAAGTACAAatggaaaattaatattttaagtgaCATAATAGCTGGAATTACTGTGGCCTTACTCCATCTTCCACAAGGGATGGCATACGCTATATTGGGTCATGTTCCCCCCATTCATGGCATATACATGGCATTTTACCCTGTAATAATATACTTCATCTTCTCGACATCAAGACATGTTTCAGTAGGTACCTTTGCTATTGTATGCCTTATGTCAGGTCAGATTATTGATACGCATGTTAAAGAAGTGAATGCAACATTTGGACATGGTCCAATTGAAATAGGAACAGCCGTATCTTTTATGGTAGGAATATGGCACTTGGTGTTCTATATTTTGCATCTAGGTGTAATCTGTTCCATCCTTTCAGGAACGTTAGTAACTAGCTTTACGACAGGGGCTGCTGTTCATGTTTTAACGTCACAAATAAAAGAGTTATTAGGACTAAAGTTTGAAGTCACCGGCGGTACATTTAGTTTCTATTCCAACTATAAACACATATTCTTGAATATCCAACACACAAACATGTATACATTAGCAACAGCGAGCACTACAATTCTTATTTTAGTAGTTGATTCGTTCCTTTTTGCACCATGGTTCCGAAAACGGGTGAAATTTgagtttccttttaagttaaTTGTGATTTTATTGGGGAATTGTCTCTCAATACTCCTACACTTTGATCAATATGGAATACGAGTGATTGGTCATATTCCCAAAGGTACACCACCGTTTGAACTTCCTCCGTTTTCACTTCTTACTGAAGTGGCAGAAGAGAGTTTTTACGTTATGTTCGTGTCGTATTCTGTTTCAATGTCAATGGCAATGCTATTTGCAGCAAATTCACAATACCGTATAGATACAAACCAGGAATTACTAGCATTTGGACTGGCAAATATAATGGGTTCGTTTACCCAATGCCTGCCAGTTTCTACTTCTCTAGGGCGCAGTGCTGTTCAGCAGTTGGCTGGAGGAAGGACACAGATAGCAAGCATTGTGTCatgccttcttcttcttgtagTTTTACTGTGGGTAGGGCCATTTTTCGAACCGTTACCCAGATGTGTACTGTCTTCAATAATTATAATTGCTTTGAGATCAACGTTATTTCAAGTGAAgattgtttcagaaatatggaaaTTGTCAAAGACTGAAGCCGGTGTGTGGACTGCAACATTTCTTTCTGTTATTATCATTGACTTGAAATACGGACTACTTGTTGGCATAGTGTTAACATTAATTCACGTATTTATGCAGAGCATGAAACCAGATATTTGGCTCCTTGGGGTAGTGAAATTTCAAAACGATAAACATAATGATAATTCAACGAACTACGTTTTTGTGAACATTGAAGAAAACAAAGCCAGTGAAGTAGTCGGAACCAAAATCATACGTATTGTAGGTAATGTGACATTCGTTAGTGTGGATCATATTCGTAAAGAAATTTGTAGACTGTCTGGAGTTTGTCCACAAGAATATCTGAGAATTAGGAAAAATTTAAAGCGGCAAAATGGAACTCCTGAACAAATAAAAGAAGCAGAACAATTAGCGCTGACGGTAAAATTTAAAGTGCAAAGAACATCATTATCAAATCAAGAAGACTATGTAGATTTTATAGAAGAGAAATTGAAGTATATTGTGCTGGACTTAAAATCAGTTATACACTTTGATTATACTGGAGTAAATACCCTTAAGGAACTCATTAAAAGTTACGAGGACATACATGTCTTGGTGTTTGTAATAAGTAGCTGTAAAGTATTGTCTTCAGATGCTGACACTATGCAGGATGTCCTTATTATGATAGAAAGtggatttatttattaacataaataCTTCAAACACTTCTGCTAATATTAAGAACAGACATAAGCCTCTTTTTCAGCTCACAACTCTCTGATGACAGAGCTATATGCTACCCAGGAAATGCTGACAGCTTACAAGGAGCTCTTTCTGTGCGGTAGAATGtggattaatttattgacaaatatTTCGAAGATCATTCTTATgctgatataataaaaataaacttatattGTAAGCTACCGGTACTCCTTTAACTCTTTGTTTTCTTCTATAACAgtagcataataaaatatatgattacCAAATAAATTATACAACTGAAGctcttactatttttttttttttagatttatttataagATGATCATTATAGGCTAATAATTATGAACAATATTTCAAACACTGTAATCCGCTGTTATCCTTGGTGATTTAGAGGTTGAGTCCGAAGTTTGCAGGATGGATTTTAAAGAATGACGAAATCCTAAGCACGACACGCTACGCTCTTGgccataatgaatatgtgataacATGTTTAAAGGATTTAAGTGTAGATAATTTTTTTGGCCTCAAAGAAAATTTAGAAGTCAGAACTTATGTATTGTATACGctacttttcctcttcctatgAAATATGACATGGAACCTACAGCTGTACCTTACTTCCGAATGGATGTGGTGGAAGCATTGCTTCCCCTTTCACTCGTATTTTTAGAAGAGAGTTTTTTATTTGTAGATACACAGACAGGGTAATTATTATTCGTTTGGTTCATATTatgttattttgtgtttataCAATGTTTTGGCTCAGGATGAATTTGAACACGCGGGTGATGTGGAGATGTTCCAATATATTTGTTTGTACAATGGTTTGCTTGGGAGTAAGGGAGACAGAGAGATACAGAAgcattatgttttgtctttctgagGGTACATAGTTAGCCAGTTGCATCCAGGCACGGTCGACTATACTAGAATCGACCGTGATCCGGGTTATTTTTGACGTTTCTTCGCTCTATTGACAACAGTATTTTTATTCGCAGCGCAATACTGTGTAGCGTTCCAAAATTTAAGTCACTATGATGTTATTAGTAGTCACATTATACTCAttacagctataaaatataacattactagtaaatgatgatggtgatgatgataataataatgataataataataataataataataataataataataacaatagtaattataatattaatatgcttAATGTCATAATCACTAAATACGAATAAGTGGATTTCGTAATTCTGCCCGTTAATCTGTCCATGCCTTTACTGCCAAAGTCATTTAAATGATTTACCTACTCATTTTTATGAGTAGACtttgtatatttaaacacatttagccACATAAATTATGTTCTGTAATATTAAAACAGGCTCTAAAAatagtatgtatgtgtgtgtgtttctatACGCACATCAGAAGAATTGAGATACGTataggcttgccaactttcgtaagtaaaaattagggacacaaacgTTTTACAGACAATTATATTGTACTAATTATTTCCACCTATCAATCCACATATTCAACAGTAGTACTCTTATAacagtatatataggcctatatatattttttttaacaaccgcgtcatttcatatttaaaaaattacaaaacttgccaAAAATAACCACAAGACAAGTTGAAAAACAGTAGTGGTATAAATCCCTTACAAAAGAAATGGAAACTAGGAACCATCTTATTGAAGTAAtcaactacaacgtctttggaagTAATTAGGCTACTAACCTAATATGAACTAACCTAACTTAAAGTAATCTGAAATAAcccgaactaacctaacctacttACACAAAAGATTTCAGCCACTCTTCTCAGAAAATACAGAGACATTTACGTGATTTATCACCAGAGccagtcccgcgccgtgacgtcgtggtctaaggcattccacctaggactcgtgttacggaatgtgcgctggttcgagtcttcatgggggatgaaatattctcatgaaatttcggccagtgtatgggatcggtgcccacccagcatc is a window of Periplaneta americana isolate PAMFEO1 chromosome 12, P.americana_PAMFEO1_priV1, whole genome shotgun sequence DNA encoding:
- the LOC138710613 gene encoding prestin-like, producing the protein MTDIHESQPVPSGEESGNRTPKILLKLQNSDSGPQCTTLSDNRSNIFSTTCAKYASKMLNCIYSSLPALKWIPKYKWKINILSDIIAGITVALLHLPQGMAYAILGHVPPIHGIYMAFYPVIIYFIFSTSRHVSVGTFAIVCLMSGQIIDTHVKEVNATFGHGPIEIGTAVSFMVGIWHLVFYILHLGVICSILSGTLVTSFTTGAAVHVLTSQIKELLGLKFEVTGGTFSFYSNYKHIFLNIQHTNMYTLATASTTILILVVDSFLFAPWFRKRVKFEFPFKLIVILLGNCLSILLHFDQYGIRVIGHIPKGTPPFELPPFSLLTEVAEESFYVMFVSYSVSMSMAMLFAANSQYRIDTNQELLAFGLANIMGSFTQCLPVSTSLGRSAVQQLAGGRTQIASIVSCLLLLVVLLWVGPFFEPLPRCVLSSIIIIALRSTLFQVKIVSEIWKLSKTEAGVWTATFLSVIIIDLKYGLLVGIVLTLIHVFMQSMKPDIWLLGVVKFQNDKHNDNSTNYVFVNIEENKASEVVGTKIIRIVGNVTFVSVDHIRKEICRLSGVCPQEYLRIRKNLKRQNGTPEQIKEAEQLALTVKFKVQRTSLSNQEDYVDFIEEKLKYIVLDLKSVIHFDYTGVNTLKELIKSYEDIHVLVFVISSCKVLSSDADTMQDVLIMIESGFIY